AGAACCAGGTGCAAAGTGTcaagtagttgtgatgattCCTTGCTTAACCCCAATAAATCCGTTTGACTGGagctatttttcaaaaataaaaagagacaTGCTTTTTGAATACTCCAAACACGTTCTTCAACCACCTTTCTTGTATCACATACACATTTACCCAAAAACAGCTACATCAAAATTTTCTGAAGCAGCGGAAAAAAAAACCAGCCAAACGGATACTAAACCAGGTAGAAAGTCCACTAACAGCAGAAAGTTAACGGCTTTTTTGGGTTTTATTGCGAAAAGATTAATAACCAATTCAATATAAAGATACTATAAGcaaaaagttggaaaatttacCTGATGGGCGTCTTGGGAAGGGATGATATAAGCGTCGATATTAATATTGGGCTTGGAGAAAAGCTCCCGGAGGTCCCCGAGCTTCTGGTCGGAATCGGAGCAGAAGTCAGAGTCATTTCCTCGCTTCTTTCGGAGCTCCGATGAGGGTTTGGCGGTTATGGAGCCGGAGGAATTACGGACGATGAAGGTGGGGTAAGTTTTCGAGTTTTGGGGAAAATTGGGGTTGATAAAGTTGAATTTGTGGGAAATGGGGAAGGAAAATGAGAAATTACGAAATTTAGGGAGGAAGCAATAGTGCGAATTGCGGAGTTGAGGAGTGAGAGAATGCATGATCATGGCTGTAGAGAGAGAAAGTGCAAGCGACGACGATGATGAAGAAGCTGTGGCCAAGAAAGTTGGAGCCGTAAAGACTTAAAGTGCTGTCGTTttcgttttttttcttttccttcaggAATTAGAACTGGATAGAGCTATACGATGTCGTAATTCGTAATGAACTGATCGATTAGGAGAAAAAAATCCTCTCGTCCTGCTTATTAAGGCTACAGACAAGTGGAATCCACATGAGTTTCAACATAATCTAAGTCGAGTTAAACTTACGAGTCTTATATTCAATTCCGACTAGGTAGAATACCTAATATAAAGTTGAAGCTCGAATAAAGTTAAATAATATTAATCTAATCTCTGTAAAAATGAGAAGAACACATTTTACACttaaattaaatttagaaataaaagaaaataagaacaTTTATTATTAATAAGATCGCTCAATCTTTGAGCTGAACTTACTTGGTAATTGATTGAGTTACTCGAGCTAAACCAATATCGAGTAAAATCGACGATTTAAGTTGGATGCTGATTTAGTATCCTCCGAAAGAGAAAAGAGGAGAAATGGTAGATATTAAAATATCTAACTAAACCAATTTTTTAagtgttccttttgttttcccatgTTGTTTGTGTTGTGATCTTGGGAGCTTTGTAACATCTCATTATGACCATTACTAAACAAAATACAGCTAATAGatcgtatatatatatatatatatatatatatatatatcttgcaCATTTTACACGTCCTAGAAATTGGGATCGTAAttaaaagataatttttgaaaattgtcatcaaaattaggaaaatcaagtaaatgctttcacaaaaaaaaaatttattatggGCCTCAACATAAATCATATTCGCACataaatgtgaaaaaaataaaattaaagtaGGAAAAAATTGCCATGgattcttcattttccttcaagATAACGAAACTGAATTAGAAGATCAATTTTGCTGACGAACGAGTAGCAAATCAAAAGCCTAGCACAGAAAGCAGTCATTAAAATAAATTGAAGAAGCACATCTTCTTCTGCAGGATTCGTGGTATTCATTAAACATTAACCCCCAAGAGTTTTATTCTTAAGGTAAATTTAGTAGATTATTACAACGTGCAGGATTCTTGACTTCGTCCAATAATACTACATGAGAGAGAGTCtgttcaaccaaaaaaaaaaaaaaaaactaccatATTACAGGACGTAACAAGATTTGAAAATGCTTCAGTACAATAATGTGTTTTGAAACAAATATTTATTCTTCATCTTTTAGTCTCTCTGCACTATGATATTTGCAGtctataaaattatatatattcaaCCAACGTGCGTATCTGCAGTACTCCATTGAgcttcgtttttcttttctttttgtcgcAATGGTAGCATTCTTATAACTTAATCTATTCTAATCTAGGGAGAGTGGAAACCGATGGAAGTAGAGCCACTGAAGGCAGCCACATGATTTAAGTGCTTGACAGTGACCACATATAGTGAGCTTCTTTTGTTGCCGGACTAGAGTTTCTTCATTCAGTAAAATTCCTAACCCCAAAATTTTCCTCTGTTTAGCAACCTATAGAAGAGTTTTCTGCCGTCCTCTGCTGAAGAAACCGCTTGAAGATATgtgggatatatatatatcacactCTTTTAACAAAAGCGTATCCAAGATTCAAGAAGGGCATCTTTGCCGGACTAGATTGTCTTCATTCAATTAATGCCTTACCCTAAACTTCTTGAGTTTTTTGCAACCAAAACTACCCTATTATTAATTGGAGCTCACATGATTCTAAAAATGCTCCCTAAACTGTGCGGTTTGGAACAAATTGCCGCTCGAATCCTGCATGTTTAGTTCCTTGTATGTATATATCTCTTCTTGAACCTCAAAGTTTCATCCATCCAGTAATATAATCCTTGCTAATCTCTATACAGATTACAGaagcaaatatatatatatatatagataatcCAGCTAGCTAGCGCCTAGAAGGCTCACTTTTCAATCCATAGAATGGCGAAATCCACGCTGCTGTTAGTTGCTATTTTATGCTTTAGCATTGATAATGTGCGACCTTGCTAATCCTTCAACTGCTACCAGTGGCACTGCTTTTGCGAGGGCTGTTCATCCAGGTTAGGAAGCTGGAGCCAGAGCCTTAGATCATTCACTGGCTGTATATATTCTATCAATAATCTGGGACGCAGATTACTGCATGGGCATGCATCAAAATCATTCTCCTCCTAAGCTTCATTGCTGCGATGACTGCAATCATTGCCCTGATTGCTGCGTAGGAAAAtgcatgaagaaaaaaaaaaatagtaccgGGACTTGTTTGAAAAATCCACCAGATAGCTAGAAGGAAGGCTTTTAACTTGGTTCTGAAAGTTTCCTGCCACTGGCTATTAATGACCACTACTGATTACATGTATTTTTGTGGTATGATCAATTTCCAGCAAAATAACTGGTACCTAGTTGCTTTgtgtctttctttctttgtttttttttttttttggttcttttctttctatTCAAACGTCAAACTTTTCCTCGCTATCTGAATTTACATCCAGTAAAACTATGCAGTTGTAGAATTTACTTAATTAGAAGATAATGTCAATAGTTAAAAACTTTTTATGTTTCAAGTTGTTGGCTTTAAACATATTGAACTTAATGATTGAAGTAATGAGACATAATTTTGAAGGACGTACAGAATTCTTAATGGAAGTATGGAATGATAAGAATTGATCATATGAAGAGAAGAACGTCtttaatcacaaaaaaaaataagttaCCATATGGAATTCAcatcaaaccaaaaaaaaagaaaaaagttttatTGTATATTTTCAATCAGCAGTGCAAGTTGACTGACATTTGCAAATGAATTTTATTTCAGTTTCTTTTATGATTTTTTGCTGAAAGAAAGACAATTTCAGTGTGGGGCAGCTCAGCTTACATGATAgctttgacccaaaaaaaaaaaaagaaaaaacttacgTGACAGAAAATTTATGGAGTTCCTGAATATATGATGCTTGTTAATTTTGCAGAGGTAACTCTTGAATTACCTCATATGACCTTCTTGACTTCCAAAGCCTAACTTAAATGttcaaaaaaaatcacaaagtAATTTCCACaagattttaatttttggttgttcacttgaagaaatttaaagaaaccataattgcaaccaatgtacttctgaagaaaaaaaaaagaaaaagttaattgTCACACATTTCTTCCATTCAGTTATAGAGGTATTCTTCCCACTCAATCTTACCTATCGAATAATAAATGCTTGTGATTTGGTACCAACCCCATTTTTGATGTAGATTGCTGATTCTATTGGTTTTGGCGTAACACATTTCATCTGTTCAGTTAGTCTGCTTCGTTTACTAGGGGTGGCTGCAAACTGGATTGACAATTTTGATATCGTGTTATGTGTTCTAATCCTTTTGCAAAGACctaatgtttcttttttttttttttatttgaatttgtgGCATGCGACAATTTCATGGAAGTAGCTCCTTTTGTgtcatattatattattttcttACACAGTGTGCTCTTAAATTTTCTTATACTACAGAATCGACTTTTTTTGTGAAAGGGGTTGACACACCCACTAACTATGGAGGACATATCTATGGATGTTGGTGTAAGTGGAAGGGGCTTGCATCCCTTAACCATGAGGACTCGGTTTCGAAATTTatggaaataaaaaaaacaacgTTGGGAGAGTTTCCCACTGCAAGGGACTTGACACGATTTGAACAGAATTAGTTGTTGGGTGCCTTTGAAGTGTGAAAACTTGCAACCTAGTTGATCATAACGATGTTTCTCTTTTAGTGCAATCCGTGTTAACGACATGTTGATAATCCAAATTAGCTTATCAACAGGAAATGTTCATGATATGATCTTGATATTTGAGAGTGCTGAATGCTAAAATTGGGAGTCAGGCAAGTACGATTGCAAGTAACAACCGTCTTGCAATTGTTCAGAAAGATTCACAATCATGATTTAattaagacaaaaaaaaatataagatcaCATATTGTACATTAATTTTAGCATCATGTATGAAATCATAAAATTATGTTCTATACGTTGAGTTACGTTCCAAACAAACCTGTCCAGACGATTTTTCTGATGACCGTTTGTGCGCAGGATCGATAGTTTAGGACCCACTCCGCAAACTGAAAATGGTTCAGGAAGGTGTTTTGCAATTAACCCCAAAATTTATACTGTGAGTGCAAGATCGCAGCTTAAGCATTGGCCGCATGCGTCTGGAACTTTCTTTTGCACTTTCTCCTTTCCACAGTTCCACTTTAGCTACGGTTGTGGCACTTGGCAGATCTGAGGATCAAGGAAAAGAGCAGTATCCTCAACCCCTTTTCTTTGGAGTTCCATAAACATCATAAATGCCAGTATCAGTTCAACTTCACCAGTAGTAGCAATGGCAATCTTAACTGAAGAACCAGACCCACCAAAACCCTCAACCCAAACAACCCCTAAGCCtttatccaaatccaaagccaAAACCACCACTTCATCACCaccatcctcctcctcctcctccaccaaCTACACCAACCCTTATCAATTTTGGTTCTACTTCACCCTCACAGTCTCTCTAGTTAcccttttcttcatttctctGCCCTCCTTCTCTACTCAGGACCCCAAGACATGGTTCCTCAACCTGCCCCCAAATCTGCGCCAGCACTATTCTAAAGGTAGGATTTTTAAGGTACAACTCACCCCAAATCACCCCCAAGTTGAAGCCTTTTCAATTCAAGATGGGCCCTTTAGTTCTGATCATCGAGTACTGATTGTACATGGGTTTGGTTGCAGCTCTTTTGCTTTTCAGGGGATTGTTAAATCTTTAGGCCTTAAAGGGGTTCATGCTATTGCTATAGATTTACCTGGTTCCGGGTTCTCGGATAAGTCCGTGGTTGTGGTGGAAGAGAATGTTGGGGGTAGTGGTGGGGTTTTAAGGGGGTTTTGGGAGGTTTATGGTCAGATTAAAGAAAAGGGTCTATTCTGGGGGTTTGATCAGCTGATTGAAAAGGGGTATGTGGATTATGAGGAGAATGATATTCGGGTTTCGAAAAGGGTGGTTGTAAAGGCTATTGAATTAGGTGATGAAGAGATGGGGAGGGTCTTGAGTCAGGTTATTGATGCAATGGGATTGGCACCTGTGGACTTATTTTTGCATGATTCTGCATTAGGCTTGAGTGCTAATTGGATATTGGAAAATGCGCGGTTGGTTAGGAGTGTTACTTTGCTTGACAGTGTACCAAGTAGAACAGCATTGCCTTCTTGGGCATTGGAATTGCCAGTGGTGAGAGAGGCGGTTTTGGGGGTTGGATTGGTGTTTCAGAGCGTTCTTGGAAAGTATTGTTTGAAATCTGTTGGCAAAGCGGAGGCTGAGGCTCATAGGATTCTTTTGAAGGGAAGGAATGGAAGGAGGTCAGCGGTTGGGATGGTTAAGAGGGTAAATCATAGTTTGGACTTGTCTGAATGGAGTGGTTTGAATGAGGTGAAAGACTTGCCAATGCGAGTGATTTGGTCTAGTGGTTCTTCCAAAGAATGGAGTGAGGAGGGCAGTCGGGTTGCCGATGCCCTTTCTCAGGCTACATTTGTCTCCCATTCTGGTGGAGCGTGGCCACAGGTGAGAATATAGacttttcattgcattttttgcCTCAATCATTTGATATTCTGAATTGTCTTTCTTTGCATGCGAGCCAAAAAATTGTTCAATAAGTTCCAATGACTACTTAGCTGCCATATTGTGATCCTAGATTGTCTCGGGCACAATTTAGGGCCTAATAATGGTTCTCTTTCTTTTACTCAGTGCATCAGTTAGTCATCCAACTGCCTTAAAGAGTTGCTGTATGAATTCGACATAGTTTGTCATCCATAGAATATAGGGTTCTGAGTGTAATTAAGTTTGCACGCAGAACGGTATTGAAGCAGCAACAGAAGCACCatgatttttttcttccttAGTTGGGAAAGGGGTAGAATTGAATGGGTGCGAGTCTGAGACTCTGCAGAATGGATTTTTTGccagaaaacaaaaatttttaatcCCACATTTATGCAGATTTATGGCATAGAAGAATTTGAACAAGCTTGTATGAACTACAAAGTAGACTTAACATCTCCGCTGACTTTTCCTCTTGTGTTGCGTAAGCACAGAAAGTTTTGGTATTCATGGCTTTCATGATCATATTGCTCTTTGCTAAATTTTTACTGCTCTTTCCAGTTTGTCCCTGAAATCTGCAAATTTATGTCTGTCGACATTTGGCGTCTTTTCTCTCTAAATTTAGTCTTCATAAAATAGGATGAAAACTGAATACATAAGGGAGTGTTTTCTGTCCTATGTCTCGAGTCTTGATTGCTATCTTTTTTAAATGCCTATGACTAGAATTTAGTGAGCTTATATTCAGCCAAATGTTAAGTGTATGCTATAAGATACTAGACAGCTAATCACGGATAGGGAAAATAGTATTAGTGTGATGACTGATAAGATATGGCTCTTAATATTTTGAATTGTAATTAGAGAAAAACATTATTAGTAG
This portion of the Coffea arabica cultivar ET-39 chromosome 2e, Coffea Arabica ET-39 HiFi, whole genome shotgun sequence genome encodes:
- the LOC113732834 gene encoding protein AUXIN RESPONSE 4 gives rise to the protein MAILTEEPDPPKPSTQTTPKPLSKSKAKTTTSSPPSSSSSSTNYTNPYQFWFYFTLTVSLVTLFFISLPSFSTQDPKTWFLNLPPNLRQHYSKGRIFKVQLTPNHPQVEAFSIQDGPFSSDHRVLIVHGFGCSSFAFQGIVKSLGLKGVHAIAIDLPGSGFSDKSVVVVEENVGGSGGVLRGFWEVYGQIKEKGLFWGFDQLIEKGYVDYEENDIRVSKRVVVKAIELGDEEMGRVLSQVIDAMGLAPVDLFLHDSALGLSANWILENARLVRSVTLLDSVPSRTALPSWALELPVVREAVLGVGLVFQSVLGKYCLKSVGKAEAEAHRILLKGRNGRRSAVGMVKRVNHSLDLSEWSGLNEVKDLPMRVIWSSGSSKEWSEEGSRVADALSQATFVSHSGGAWPQEHVSEEIAESIYEFISALPKSTRQSEEEPIPEHIQMMLDDAKSNDHHNHHHHHHHGHDGHDHGHGHAHAGYSDAYGLGHGWAV